The Pirellulales bacterium genome includes the window CGAGCAACTTCAACTCCAAGATCTCGCGATCTTTCTCTCGAATGCGTCGATCCTTCCCGTCCATGGCCCGACAGTACCAAATCCACGAAAATGACGCATCGGCAATTTGAGACCGTGAACGGTTACGTTAGATCATTACGGCGCCAGGAACCGCGCTGAATTCTTCGCTGTCGCAAGCGAATGTTTCTTCGAGCGTCCAGGAGCGATGCGCAACCGCCACGCCGACCTTTACCGAGTCCTTGTCAATTTCTATTGTCAAGATGTCGCCGCGTGGCTGCCGGATGCAATATAGTGTGCCAAATGCACTATTTTCAGCGTGTGGATACCCGATTCCTCAACAGGCATTTCCAAATGCAAAATAGTGGCCTGGCAGGCAACCCCATTAATCGTGGGGGTAGCCTTTTGCCCTCCGATTTGTCATGATTTCTGATGCCAATTGGGGGTCGAGGGGTAGCCTCGTCCGACATGCCGGCAGCGCCGTTCTGGCGCAGCGGTGCTTAAGAAACCGATGTGATTGCCCGCGATCAGACAGTGATCGACGAAACGGTCATTGAGAAGGTGCCTCCGCGCCACTCGATGCTTACCGCCCGTTCGTTCAGCGCGATAAGACTCGTGCTACTACCGGCCGATGGATTCCGGCCGATTATTGTACTTACCCGCAATTGTACTTTGACTTCGGTGTTGTCATGGCCGACGCGCCGCGCTTTTGTCGCCCCGCTGCCTACGATGCCTTTGTCGCACAGCTTTCCACGCTGGAGACGACCGACTCGCTGGTGCGGGCCGCCGTTGCTGTTTCAATGCACGAGTTGGACGGCGTTTTGGCCGATGGTGTCGAGCGGTCGCTCGACGAGTTGGCGGACAACGTGCGGCGAAAGGTGAATTCGGTGACGCCGTCGGCGCTCGTGGCTCGACTGCATGAAGTGATGTTCGACGAACGCGGCTTTTCTGGTAACACGGACGACTTTTACTCACCGGAAAATAGCTATCTTTCTCGCGTGTTGGAAAGCCGCCGCGGCATTCCGGTCACACTTTCGCTGATTTATAAAGCTGTTGCGCAGCGACTGGGTCTGATGGCGCGCGGCATCAACGCACCGGTTCACTTCCTAACCGCGGTTGAATCGGATAGCAATTGGATGATCGTTGACCCGTTCCACGGTGGCCGAATGCTGACAAAGAAGGAGGTATTCGATCAACTCGATCAGCACGCATCGGCTCCGGTCGATCGGTCGGAAGAATTGCTGGCGACGGCGACTCACGGTCAGTGGCTAGGCCGAATCATCCGCAATTTGGAATTAGTGTTCGCCAGGGTCAATCGCGAAAACGACCGGATGGCCATGCGAGAATTGCAGACATTGTTGGCCGGGATGATTTAAGGATTTGTCGAACGTTCAAGACCGGCGCAGCGCACAAATCGTCTCCGATTGCCATCTACATTTCCGCCACCGGCAGCCGATTGGCAAGAATATTCAGGAATTGGGCTGCCGATAACCAGGAGGTGCCGGTTGAGGACACAGCGATGCTGAAGCAATTTCACAAGTGTTGAGCGTTCCATTCGCAGCGCAGAGCAACGTTACCGTGGTTTATAGGGCCTCTACAATCGGTGCATAAAATGCTAATCTGATGGAGCCGGTTTCTTTCACGACCAAGAACGCCTCAAGGTGCAATCATGACCTACGCGAAGCAGATTCTTCCCGAATTCGACCGAGAAATGGCCAGTACGCGAATAGTG containing:
- a CDS encoding transglutaminase family protein, with the protein product MADAPRFCRPAAYDAFVAQLSTLETTDSLVRAAVAVSMHELDGVLADGVERSLDELADNVRRKVNSVTPSALVARLHEVMFDERGFSGNTDDFYSPENSYLSRVLESRRGIPVTLSLIYKAVAQRLGLMARGINAPVHFLTAVESDSNWMIVDPFHGGRMLTKKEVFDQLDQHASAPVDRSEELLATATHGQWLGRIIRNLELVFARVNRENDRMAMRELQTLLAGMI